One genomic segment of Thermodesulfobacterium sp. TA1 includes these proteins:
- a CDS encoding HIT domain-containing protein, producing the protein MERKILWAPWRGEYVSGKKDPGCIFCPPEGELPDEERLILYRDHLVLVIMNKFPYNSGHLLVSPRRHVAELEELTSEEITAMMRMAQEAIKILKEVFKPHGFNVGFNLGKVAGAGYPDHLHLQIVPRWDGDVNFLAVLDEIRVISQHLLTQYHTLFPYFQKIKL; encoded by the coding sequence ATGGAACGAAAGATCTTGTGGGCTCCTTGGAGAGGAGAATATGTATCTGGCAAAAAAGACCCAGGTTGTATCTTCTGTCCTCCTGAGGGAGAATTGCCAGACGAAGAAAGGCTCATACTTTATAGAGACCACCTGGTTTTGGTTATCATGAATAAGTTTCCTTACAACTCAGGCCATCTTTTGGTCTCTCCAAGGAGGCATGTAGCTGAATTAGAAGAGTTGACCTCTGAAGAAATAACCGCCATGATGAGAATGGCACAAGAGGCTATCAAAATACTAAAAGAGGTTTTCAAACCCCATGGTTTTAACGTAGGGTTTAACTTGGGTAAGGTCGCAGGGGCTGGATATCCTGACCATCTGCACCTACAAATCGTCCCAAGATGGGATGGAGATGTCAATTTTTTGGCAGTGCTTGACGAAATAAGGGTTATTTCTCAACATCTTTTAACCCAATACCACACTTTATTTCCCTATTTCCAAAAGATTAAACTTTAG
- a CDS encoding flippase-like domain-containing protein, protein MYKNIVYGIFLTLLVVGFSFLYIFFRHIPPNLKGVLFSLNKKHLFFSFLSLFSYHTFDNLRVFLISKTLGLRYSFWYGYQVSLVSTFGATITPAHLGGEFLPFYTLRRVGGEIPKIMSIITLKGFSGLVFYLLFFPFMIHNLLNHPEEGLQLLLIVGVIFLIGGLGYVIVKVLFKKRHRIVSESLWFKIKFNFFKYLLTCKFFVKENKKVLFLAILFSLLMYLSFLMVGIFLVKAFNQKVCLLEVFFNQLPLLYAIFISPTPGGSGVGELGAIVIFKDFLDASALGIFAMLLRIISQYLSAVIGGIIFFIMGAKDLLWKSNNEK, encoded by the coding sequence ATGTATAAAAATATTGTTTACGGCATTTTTCTAACCCTTTTGGTAGTAGGCTTCTCTTTTCTATATATTTTTTTTAGACATATTCCTCCTAATTTAAAGGGGGTTCTTTTTTCTTTAAACAAAAAGCATTTGTTTTTTTCTTTTTTATCGCTTTTTTCTTATCATACTTTCGATAATCTGCGGGTGTTTCTAATTTCTAAGACCTTAGGTTTAAGGTATTCTTTTTGGTATGGGTATCAGGTTTCTTTAGTTAGCACCTTTGGGGCTACCATCACCCCTGCTCATCTTGGTGGTGAGTTTTTGCCTTTTTATACATTAAGAAGGGTTGGTGGCGAAATACCTAAAATCATGAGCATTATAACCCTTAAAGGATTTTCAGGGCTGGTTTTTTATCTTTTATTTTTCCCTTTTATGATACACAACCTCTTAAACCATCCGGAAGAGGGGCTACAACTTTTGTTAATAGTTGGGGTGATATTTCTGATCGGTGGTTTAGGTTATGTGATAGTAAAAGTTTTGTTTAAAAAAAGGCATCGTATCGTCTCTGAAAGTCTCTGGTTTAAAATCAAATTTAATTTCTTTAAGTACTTACTTACCTGTAAGTTCTTTGTAAAAGAAAATAAAAAGGTGCTTTTTTTAGCTATTTTGTTTAGCCTTTTAATGTATCTTTCCTTTCTTATGGTAGGTATTTTTTTAGTTAAGGCTTTTAATCAAAAAGTCTGTTTGTTAGAGGTTTTTTTTAACCAACTTCCGTTGCTTTACGCTATTTTTATAAGTCCTACACCTGGAGGAAGTGGGGTAGGGGAGTTGGGGGCGATAGTAATTTTTAAAGATTTTTTAGATGCCTCAGCCTTAGGGATTTTTGCGATGCTTTTGAGGATAATTAGCCAATACCTCAGTGCTGTAATAGGTGGTATCATCTTTTTTATTATGGGAGCTAAAGACCTTTTATGGAAATCCAATAATGAGAAATAG
- the lpxK gene encoding tetraacyldisaccharide 4'-kinase: MLNLLNPYFYLITLRNWLYDHGFLKIFKVEAPVVSVGNLSVGGSGKTSLVRYLAEELSSLRKVAIVSRGYKRRSKGFQLVYHQKKVVQNIENAGDEPYLLAKVFEKKGVDLVIIVDEDRVRGAKKAIKDFGANLILLDDGFQHRRLFRDIDFVLLKKKDLSQRVLPFGKLREPFSALKRATAFILTYQELSPFDFSFNQKPVFKLYRENWQILNHRLEVVNPKEMEFIAFCGLGDNQQFLHILNHLGLKIKRFIPLPDHYNYRGFNLFPYETYLTTLKDGVKLPWSENLFFLDFSIRVEGLLAFIKERLNL, translated from the coding sequence ATGCTAAACCTTCTAAATCCTTATTTCTACTTGATTACATTAAGAAACTGGCTTTATGACCATGGGTTTTTAAAAATATTTAAAGTAGAGGCCCCGGTTGTTTCTGTAGGAAACCTCTCGGTAGGGGGAAGCGGAAAGACCTCCTTAGTAAGATATCTTGCTGAGGAGCTTTCCTCCTTAAGGAAAGTTGCTATAGTTTCTAGAGGATATAAGAGAAGGTCTAAAGGGTTTCAGCTGGTTTACCATCAAAAAAAGGTAGTTCAAAACATAGAAAACGCAGGAGATGAGCCTTATCTTTTGGCTAAGGTCTTTGAGAAAAAGGGAGTAGACCTGGTGATCATAGTTGATGAAGACCGGGTAAGAGGGGCAAAAAAGGCAATTAAAGATTTTGGGGCAAACCTTATCCTTCTTGATGATGGTTTTCAGCACAGAAGGCTTTTTAGAGATATAGATTTCGTGCTTTTAAAAAAGAAAGATTTATCTCAACGGGTTTTGCCCTTTGGAAAACTAAGAGAACCTTTTTCTGCCTTAAAAAGGGCTACAGCCTTCATCCTTACCTATCAAGAACTCTCTCCCTTTGATTTTAGCTTTAACCAAAAACCGGTGTTTAAACTTTATCGAGAAAACTGGCAGATTTTAAACCATAGGTTGGAAGTGGTTAATCCAAAGGAGATGGAGTTTATAGCCTTTTGCGGGCTTGGAGATAATCAACAGTTTTTACACATCTTAAACCATTTAGGCCTTAAAATTAAGCGGTTTATTCCCTTACCAGACCACTACAACTACCGAGGGTTTAATCTATTCCCTTATGAAACCTATCTAACTACCTTAAAAGACGGAGTAAAACTACCATGGTCTGAGAACCTGTTTTTTTTGGATTTTTCGATAAGGGTGGAAGGGTTGTTAGCTTTTATAAAAGAAAGGCTAAATCTTTAG
- a CDS encoding TlpA disulfide reductase family protein, giving the protein MVVKKWVLILIFLFFISFSCVYASTLNFEYYTYQGAKQSLANHKGRYVLLNLFASYCPSCMIELNSLNKVSKACPNSKVQVVSLMVDRESSYLLPKLVASKSLTYEVGLAPANVNKFFPDFSKVPTTYLLNPEGKVIERIVGFKSSNAFLQLLSKYVSCN; this is encoded by the coding sequence ATGGTGGTTAAAAAGTGGGTGCTGATTTTGATTTTTTTGTTTTTTATTAGTTTTTCTTGCGTTTATGCTTCTACCCTTAACTTTGAATACTATACTTACCAAGGGGCAAAACAAAGCTTAGCGAACCATAAAGGAAGATATGTTTTGCTTAATTTATTTGCCAGCTACTGTCCTTCTTGCATGATAGAATTAAATTCCCTAAACAAGGTTTCTAAGGCCTGTCCTAATTCTAAGGTCCAAGTAGTATCTCTTATGGTAGATAGAGAATCAAGCTATCTTCTTCCTAAGCTTGTTGCTTCTAAAAGCTTAACCTATGAGGTTGGCTTAGCTCCAGCTAACGTTAACAAATTTTTTCCAGATTTTTCTAAAGTGCCCACAACCTATCTTTTAAACCCAGAAGGTAAGGTGATAGAACGAATAGTAGGTTTTAAGTCATCGAACGCCTTTTTACAACTTTTAAGTAAATATGTAAGCTGTAATTAA
- a CDS encoding nitroreductase family protein: MALNPVLEVIKNRRSIRSFKKDPIPEEYLKLILEAGIWAPSAGNLQPWYFVVVRDPEVKKLLSISALNQTFISQAPVVIVVCALPWVSSSRYGKRGEELYCLQDTAAAIQNMLLAAASLGIGSCWVGAFDEEAVRKILGLNSKVRPVAIIPMGYPAKIPPPPPRRPIKEVVLEE; encoded by the coding sequence ATGGCACTAAACCCTGTGCTTGAGGTCATTAAAAACCGAAGAAGTATTCGGTCTTTTAAAAAGGACCCCATACCAGAAGAGTATTTAAAATTAATTTTAGAAGCAGGAATCTGGGCTCCCTCGGCAGGTAATCTACAACCCTGGTATTTTGTGGTAGTAAGGGATCCAGAGGTGAAAAAGCTTTTGTCTATCTCTGCTTTAAACCAAACCTTTATCTCTCAAGCACCTGTGGTTATCGTTGTATGTGCTTTGCCTTGGGTATCAAGCTCTCGGTATGGGAAAAGAGGAGAAGAACTATATTGCCTTCAAGATACAGCAGCCGCTATCCAAAACATGCTTTTAGCCGCAGCTTCCTTAGGCATTGGGAGCTGTTGGGTAGGAGCCTTTGACGAAGAGGCAGTAAGAAAAATTTTGGGTTTAAACAGCAAAGTAAGGCCTGTAGCTATTATCCCTATGGGATATCCTGCTAAAATACCGCCCCCTCCCCCAAGAAGACCTATTAAAGAGGTGGTTTTGGAGGAATAA
- a CDS encoding EAL domain-containing protein, with protein sequence MKRLEVQELNLKECAHLRDIAQAILNAPAIGVLIYQENIVYANEFFLELTGYSLEELNNMNILEIFPPEEREPLKAVVERRLKGEKFTRVYHEMKILRKNGEIRHTLTFANTILYQEKPAGFVVFIDFTKQKRLENIVLMLREVNQTITSSLTEEEVFEKICRALVEKIGLQFVWIGFPQWETGFVKPKYYFGYEAGYLERIKVLVTDDAPEGRGPVGTALRENRVTIIPETRIDPNFSPWREEALKRQYLSVAAIPICKEDKPYCVLALYVKEPNFFTDETLDLLKELKGDIEFALKRIEEIKNNIIISQALIKSPLLIMILDEKGNILYANETMSNLCEVPTEEILRKNVKDLFIQGIDYDFYQRFLQFVSQGEGVFSDVLYCPVHERFLETKIYGINVSEKERRFLFIARDISREKALIEKLEQVTLNDPLTGLLNLEGLEKKFAQVLDKVFEGCLFVVDIFYFAYLNQIYGFKVGDEILRKVGKFLKAIFPKNGLIARIGADSFACFLPKEEYRDIQDLLEKLSQLKEINVKYDNKIFNISTNIGVSFYPKDGKNLKDLIEKASLSLTEAKRIGAGEIKFFNPVMELKAQELVSLDHLLEKALKERLFVFYYQPYFRTKDLSLAGVEALVRIKVDNMVYTPYQFIDYLEKSRFLPKFEEWMLEEISQKTKKFKVPISVNISGRSFSREGFIDKFLLQFKGKKVNIEITERVFIEDVEYATNTINKIKEKDIKIAIDDFGTGYCALSYLRELPVDLIKIDRSFIKDIAHNQKDRDLVEVISFLAKRLCLETLAEGVETQEQFDIIKQVGCDYVQGFLFEIPLPEEELLAKYPFIAV encoded by the coding sequence GTGAAAAGGTTGGAAGTTCAAGAACTAAACCTCAAAGAATGTGCTCATCTCAGAGACATCGCTCAAGCTATCTTAAACGCCCCTGCTATAGGGGTGTTAATCTATCAAGAAAACATAGTTTATGCTAATGAGTTTTTCTTAGAACTAACCGGTTATTCCTTAGAAGAATTAAACAACATGAATATTTTAGAAATCTTTCCTCCTGAAGAGAGAGAACCTTTGAAGGCTGTGGTTGAAAGAAGGTTAAAAGGAGAAAAGTTTACCAGAGTTTATCATGAGATGAAAATCTTGAGAAAAAACGGAGAGATAAGACATACCCTTACTTTTGCTAATACCATCCTTTATCAAGAAAAGCCCGCAGGTTTTGTAGTTTTTATAGATTTTACCAAACAAAAAAGACTGGAAAACATAGTCTTAATGCTAAGAGAGGTTAATCAAACCATTACCTCATCACTTACAGAGGAAGAGGTTTTTGAAAAAATATGTAGAGCTTTAGTAGAAAAAATAGGTCTTCAGTTTGTTTGGATAGGTTTTCCTCAATGGGAAACAGGCTTTGTCAAGCCTAAATACTATTTCGGATATGAGGCAGGATATTTAGAAAGGATTAAAGTTTTGGTAACGGACGATGCCCCAGAAGGAAGAGGACCAGTAGGCACAGCTCTAAGAGAAAACAGGGTAACTATAATTCCTGAAACAAGGATCGACCCTAATTTTTCCCCTTGGAGAGAAGAAGCGTTAAAGAGGCAATATCTTTCGGTAGCAGCTATACCTATTTGTAAAGAAGATAAACCTTATTGTGTTTTAGCCCTTTATGTCAAAGAGCCAAATTTCTTCACAGATGAGACTTTAGACCTTCTGAAAGAACTAAAGGGAGACATAGAGTTTGCCTTAAAAAGGATAGAAGAGATCAAAAATAATATAATCATCTCTCAAGCGCTTATCAAATCTCCTTTGTTGATAATGATTTTAGATGAAAAAGGAAATATACTTTATGCTAACGAGACGATGTCAAACTTATGCGAAGTTCCCACTGAAGAAATTTTAAGAAAAAATGTAAAAGACTTATTTATCCAAGGAATTGATTATGATTTTTACCAAAGGTTTTTACAATTTGTATCCCAGGGAGAAGGAGTGTTTTCAGATGTTTTATATTGTCCGGTGCATGAAAGATTTTTAGAAACCAAAATATATGGGATAAATGTTTCTGAAAAGGAAAGAAGGTTCTTATTTATAGCAAGGGACATTAGTCGTGAAAAGGCTTTAATCGAGAAATTAGAACAGGTTACTTTAAACGATCCCCTTACAGGGCTTTTAAACTTAGAAGGATTAGAGAAAAAGTTTGCCCAAGTTTTGGATAAAGTATTCGAGGGATGTTTGTTTGTTGTAGACATTTTTTACTTTGCATATCTAAATCAGATTTATGGTTTTAAGGTTGGCGATGAAATCTTAAGGAAGGTAGGAAAGTTTCTAAAAGCTATTTTTCCAAAGAATGGTTTAATAGCTCGTATAGGTGCCGACTCGTTTGCCTGTTTTTTACCTAAAGAAGAATATAGAGATATTCAAGACTTATTAGAAAAACTTTCCCAGCTTAAGGAAATCAATGTTAAGTATGATAATAAAATATTTAACATATCTACCAATATCGGTGTAAGTTTTTATCCCAAAGATGGTAAGAATTTAAAAGATCTTATCGAGAAGGCCTCTCTTTCTTTAACTGAGGCTAAAAGAATCGGGGCAGGGGAGATAAAATTTTTTAATCCAGTAATGGAACTAAAAGCGCAGGAGTTGGTTTCCTTAGACCATCTTTTAGAAAAGGCTTTAAAAGAAAGGCTTTTTGTTTTTTATTATCAGCCTTATTTTAGAACAAAAGACCTTTCCTTGGCAGGGGTTGAGGCTTTAGTTAGAATAAAGGTAGATAATATGGTTTATACCCCTTATCAATTTATAGATTATTTAGAAAAAAGTCGATTTTTACCAAAGTTTGAGGAATGGATGTTAGAAGAGATAAGCCAGAAAACAAAGAAGTTTAAGGTTCCTATTTCAGTAAACATTTCTGGTAGGTCTTTTAGTCGGGAGGGTTTTATAGATAAATTTTTGTTGCAATTTAAAGGTAAGAAAGTTAATATAGAAATTACCGAAAGGGTTTTTATAGAAGACGTAGAATATGCTACAAACACGATAAATAAAATCAAAGAAAAAGACATAAAGATTGCTATAGATGATTTTGGAACTGGATACTGTGCGTTAAGCTATCTTAGGGAACTACCTGTTGATTTGATAAAAATAGACCGTAGTTTTATCAAAGATATTGCCCACAACCAAAAGGATAGGGATCTAGTTGAGGTAATAAGCTTTTTAGCTAAAAGATTATGCTTAGAGACCTTAGCAGAAGGTGTTGAAACGCAAGAACAGTTTGATATAATAAAACAGGTTGGTTGCGATTACGTACAAGGATTTTTGTTTGAAATACCTCTTCCAGAAGAAGAACTTCTTGCTAAATATCCTTTTATAGCTGTTTAA
- a CDS encoding transposase has translation MSIRRNEVAKEPVYLALGIKPDGRREILGFWIFGSEGESAKNWE, from the coding sequence TTGTCTATTCGTCGAAATGAGGTAGCAAAGGAGCCAGTATATTTAGCTTTAGGGATAAAGCCTGATGGGAGAAGAGAGATACTTGGATTTTGGATATTTGGGTCTGAAGGGGAAAGTGCTAAGAATTGGGAATAA
- a CDS encoding DUF4384 domain-containing protein: MKVLTYLAVLILFFSSKAYPFSNEKVSARNLFMTTAGSVVETDKKQSSSPTTKKDSKKDTKSIVKIPSGLSIEVVKFENGKGISVNPQQYRFKTGDEFIVKFQTNVPGVVKVYNINPKNRINHLGTWIIKKGFMMTQLPPNEGTFKFINTKGKEKLIFEFYPCKVEEQILKQYTSVRDIVLVDNTDQQSIKYNDEFSNYLPVCYRLKSQIETKRVSSRDIILTSTADLIKFEDGANFAISEVHNKNTKPIVALIELRHK; encoded by the coding sequence ATGAAAGTATTAACTTATTTAGCAGTCTTAATTTTATTTTTTTCAAGCAAAGCTTATCCCTTTTCAAATGAAAAGGTTAGTGCACGAAACCTTTTTATGACTACAGCAGGCTCTGTAGTAGAAACTGATAAAAAACAAAGTTCCTCACCAACAACTAAAAAAGATTCAAAGAAAGATACGAAAAGTATAGTAAAAATTCCAAGCGGTTTGAGTATAGAGGTTGTTAAATTTGAAAATGGTAAAGGTATTTCGGTCAATCCACAACAGTATCGTTTCAAAACCGGAGATGAATTTATTGTGAAATTTCAGACTAACGTTCCAGGAGTAGTTAAGGTTTATAACATAAATCCTAAGAATCGAATTAATCATCTTGGAACATGGATAATCAAAAAAGGTTTTATGATGACACAATTACCACCTAATGAAGGAACTTTTAAATTTATAAATACTAAAGGTAAAGAAAAATTAATTTTTGAGTTTTATCCTTGCAAAGTTGAGGAACAAATTCTTAAACAATATACATCAGTTAGAGACATCGTTCTTGTAGATAATACTGACCAACAGTCTATCAAATATAATGACGAATTTTCAAATTATCTTCCGGTATGTTATAGATTGAAATCACAAATTGAAACCAAAAGAGTAAGCAGTAGAGATATAATTCTTACTTCTACTGCAGATTTGATTAAGTTTGAAGATGGAGCTAATTTTGCGATTTCAGAGGTTCATAATAAAAATACAAAACCTATCGTAGCATTAATAGAGTTGAGGCATAAGTAA
- a CDS encoding caspase family protein: MGNKIGTLLLMGIIILGLKTPLLGQDYAEIEIENLFDDIKKAFKVAGIEKGDIQLNEADKKIELRGVYKDYDEFLSAFMIAQARAGVGKVSPAYDPKVTVIKTKTAEKCLSYLILGNPKECKTYSYSPYFEEKKTFVYLPPERERKEVPHKEKKKKCLKEAKELKEKTAVVIAVGEYEDTKISKLDGPTNDANLVTEVLKKQGYNTIVLKDKNATLRNVIQTIEKEVNEVKPYGTFLLYISTHGAPIEPNGIIGFVMYDTNIKEEKCKTLERALTNVSQREKGAARARDIIVTANKMCRLLENSLKISDVLRIITSTYKPMRVITIVDACYSGTALKPLIERLKDEVYSPEPKVVSQLIHSIDKDLIYISAASGNELAMEYEMGGTSFGVFTYFYFGKLPKGEYNSELTYRLTFDDIKKTSSKACKSIKSRYIESKCSDEGQTPLYIKNKKNLDPVF, from the coding sequence TTGGGAAATAAGATAGGAACATTGTTATTAATGGGTATTATTATTTTGGGATTAAAAACTCCTCTGTTAGGACAAGATTATGCCGAAATAGAGATAGAGAATTTGTTTGATGATATTAAAAAAGCATTTAAAGTTGCTGGAATTGAAAAGGGGGATATTCAACTTAATGAAGCTGACAAAAAAATTGAACTAAGGGGGGTGTATAAGGATTATGATGAGTTTTTATCAGCCTTCATGATTGCACAGGCACGAGCAGGTGTTGGGAAGGTTTCTCCTGCCTACGACCCAAAAGTTACGGTAATCAAAACTAAAACAGCTGAAAAATGTCTATCTTATTTAATACTTGGAAATCCTAAAGAATGTAAAACTTATTCATACTCGCCATATTTTGAAGAGAAGAAAACCTTTGTTTACTTACCACCTGAGAGAGAGAGGAAAGAAGTTCCACATAAAGAAAAGAAAAAAAAATGTTTAAAGGAGGCTAAAGAATTAAAAGAAAAAACAGCCGTTGTGATAGCGGTAGGAGAATATGAAGATACAAAGATTTCAAAGCTTGATGGTCCAACAAATGATGCAAACTTAGTTACTGAAGTTCTAAAAAAACAAGGATATAATACTATAGTGCTAAAAGATAAAAATGCAACTCTTAGGAATGTTATACAGACAATAGAAAAAGAAGTAAACGAAGTAAAACCATATGGGACTTTTTTATTATATATCTCAACTCATGGAGCACCTATAGAACCAAATGGCATAATCGGTTTCGTAATGTATGATACAAATATTAAAGAAGAAAAATGTAAAACACTTGAAAGAGCGTTAACTAATGTAAGTCAAAGAGAAAAAGGAGCAGCCAGAGCAAGAGATATAATAGTAACGGCAAACAAGATGTGCAGATTGTTAGAGAATTCCTTAAAAATTTCAGATGTATTAAGGATTATAACTTCTACGTATAAGCCTATGAGGGTTATTACAATTGTTGATGCTTGCTACAGCGGGACTGCATTAAAGCCTTTAATAGAAAGATTAAAGGATGAGGTGTATAGCCCTGAACCCAAGGTGGTTAGCCAACTTATTCATTCAATTGATAAAGATCTTATTTACATCTCTGCGGCAAGCGGCAATGAATTAGCCATGGAGTATGAAATGGGAGGGACTTCTTTCGGAGTGTTTACTTATTTCTACTTTGGCAAACTACCAAAGGGCGAGTATAACAGTGAATTAACTTATAGATTAACTTTTGATGACATAAAAAAAACTTCCTCCAAGGCTTGCAAAAGTATAAAGTCAAGGTATATAGAAAGTAAATGTTCTGATGAGGGGCAAACTCCGCTTTACATAAAGAACAAGAAGAATTTAGATCCGGTTTTTTAA
- a CDS encoding M48 family metallopeptidase, with the protein MLNIKSKIFCLLISLFLIISCTSDKGAKGRSVFLAGGNAWDLFSKYVDYLKEQNVKYSLRNMKVHFFDGKQAKVITYNWQDMLRGESDLKTWEKKLKKYEAVYNETELNKAKNIKMDIFSLAEQATVIIIDGKPIIVASAQPKKDEISEPKPTSEASKSVASKNECSPDAKRYIDLGVQFANNKKFEDAIKEFKEAIAISPKCTLAYANLISAYIQSKNYNLAVDTYKEGLEKAGDDGFLHYVGAIAHINRKEYDYALISIEKAIKFGFTDPNFYKRADLQPLLVHKKEQFCSILNQNKVIIKPCL; encoded by the coding sequence ATGTTGAATATAAAATCAAAAATCTTTTGCCTATTGATTTCCCTTTTTCTTATAATTTCTTGTACTTCTGATAAAGGTGCTAAGGGGAGAAGTGTTTTTTTAGCTGGTGGTAATGCCTGGGATTTATTTTCTAAGTATGTAGACTACTTAAAAGAACAAAATGTTAAGTATAGCCTTAGAAATATGAAAGTTCATTTCTTTGATGGAAAACAGGCGAAAGTCATTACCTATAATTGGCAAGATATGTTAAGAGGTGAATCTGACCTAAAGACCTGGGAGAAGAAACTAAAAAAATATGAGGCAGTGTATAACGAAACAGAACTAAATAAAGCAAAGAACATCAAAATGGATATTTTTTCCTTAGCTGAACAAGCAACCGTAATCATCATAGATGGGAAACCAATTATCGTTGCCTCAGCCCAACCTAAAAAAGATGAAATATCAGAACCCAAACCGACCTCTGAAGCAAGTAAGTCTGTAGCAAGTAAGAATGAATGCAGTCCAGACGCAAAGAGGTACATTGATTTAGGCGTTCAGTTTGCAAATAACAAGAAATTTGAAGATGCTATCAAGGAATTTAAAGAGGCTATAGCTATCTCACCAAAATGCACTCTGGCATATGCTAACTTAATTTCGGCATACATTCAATCCAAGAACTATAATTTAGCAGTAGATACCTATAAAGAAGGATTAGAAAAAGCAGGAGACGATGGGTTCCTTCATTACGTAGGAGCTATCGCTCACATTAATCGCAAAGAGTATGACTATGCCCTTATTTCAATCGAGAAAGCAATTAAATTTGGATTCACGGATCCAAATTTTTATAAAAGAGCTGATTTACAGCCTCTTCTTGTGCATAAAAAAGAACAATTTTGTTCTATTTTAAATCAAAACAAGGTAATAATTAAACCTTGCCTATGA
- a CDS encoding transposase, which translates to MRRNEVAKEPVYLVLGIKPDGRREILGFWIFGYARESARNWENL; encoded by the coding sequence ATTCGTCGAAATGAGGTAGCAAAGGAGCCAGTATATTTAGTTTTAGGGATAAAGCCTGATGGGAGAAGAGAGATACTTGGATTTTGGATATTTGGGTATGCCAGGGAGAGTGCCAGGAATTGGGAAAACCTTTAA
- a CDS encoding transposase yields MDIWVCQGECQELGKPLRELNRRGVKKVQLFITDDLPGIENAIKMVYPASEWQLCVLHTVRNSLNKVRAKDRGLFAEDLKRIYRAETEERAKEGILRLRERWGKIYPKVVKKWEDKAYALLTFLRYPREIRQFIYTTNQVERLAKEIKRRIKVIEVFPDEGSVERLLYLILKELSERLNSRKLRGFNEIELGNYHAFPGKIFIQ; encoded by the coding sequence TTGGATATTTGGGTATGCCAGGGAGAGTGCCAGGAATTGGGAAAACCTTTAAGAGAGTTAAATCGGCGTGGGGTAAAGAAAGTTCAACTTTTTATTACGGATGATTTGCCTGGGATAGAAAATGCCATAAAGATGGTTTATCCAGCTTCGGAATGGCAACTTTGTGTATTACATACTGTAAGGAATTCTTTAAATAAGGTGCGGGCAAAAGATAGAGGTTTATTTGCAGAAGATTTAAAAAGGATATATAGAGCAGAAACAGAAGAAAGAGCTAAGGAGGGGATATTAAGATTAAGGGAAAGATGGGGTAAGATATATCCTAAGGTAGTGAAGAAATGGGAGGATAAAGCGTATGCATTATTAACCTTTTTGAGGTATCCGAGAGAGATAAGGCAGTTTATTTATACAACTAATCAGGTTGAGAGGTTAGCGAAAGAGATAAAAAGGAGGATAAAGGTAATAGAAGTATTTCCGGATGAAGGCTCTGTTGAGAGGTTGTTATATTTAATCTTGAAAGAACTGAGTGAGAGGTTAAACTCAAGGAAGTTAAGAGGGTTTAATGAAATTGAATTGGGGAACTACCATGCCTTTCCCGGAAAAATTTTTATACAATAA
- a CDS encoding PD-(D/E)XK nuclease family protein, whose amino-acid sequence MIDYKLASLTENQKKLLPLYEAQLNAYAYLAQKKFRKPITGLALLYFVPEHKDLQDEIILHRTKDQFLFGFKPTIVPVKLRGPEWVEDLCKNLFEILSSDKPPKGKPNCQGCNLLFEC is encoded by the coding sequence ATCATTGACTACAAATTAGCTTCTCTCACCGAAAATCAGAAAAAATTACTACCTTTATACGAGGCTCAACTTAATGCTTATGCCTACTTAGCTCAGAAAAAATTTAGAAAACCGATAACAGGCTTAGCTTTATTATACTTTGTCCCAGAACACAAAGACCTTCAAGATGAAATTATTTTACACCGAACTAAAGACCAATTCCTTTTTGGCTTTAAACCAACCATCGTCCCAGTTAAACTTAGGGGACCTGAATGGGTAGAAGACTTGTGTAAAAATCTTTTTGAAATACTTTCTTCAGATAAACCTCCTAAAGGAAAACCAAATTGTCAAGGATGTAATCTCCTATTTGAATGCTAA